The following are from one region of the Thermoproteus uzoniensis 768-20 genome:
- a CDS encoding precorrin-2 dehydrogenase/sirohydrochlorin ferrochelatase family protein, with translation MRIPLWIEASRLKVVVFGGGSVGTRRARLFASAGARVRVVAKEVSPDIRALGVEVKLVDLREYEPNEDIKWADIVVVAVNDVALAERLFTLAESMGKLVNDATNAARTHVVVPYFREVEGIKVATTSEGAAGTPARLSLDLIDECIRRSWIPTFFRAYAAAKEEAKRRISDVRRRLAFYRELADDGEFMDYVKRGDLDSALRRAHEILRRYV, from the coding sequence ATGAGGATCCCTTTGTGGATTGAGGCCTCTAGACTGAAGGTGGTCGTCTTCGGCGGCGGCTCTGTGGGAACTAGAAGGGCTAGGCTGTTTGCGTCGGCCGGCGCCAGGGTTAGGGTAGTGGCCAAGGAGGTGAGCCCCGATATAAGGGCTCTCGGTGTGGAGGTGAAGCTGGTGGATCTCCGCGAGTACGAGCCCAACGAGGACATAAAATGGGCCGACATAGTGGTCGTGGCCGTGAACGACGTAGCGCTCGCCGAGAGGCTGTTCACATTGGCCGAGTCCATGGGCAAGCTCGTCAACGACGCCACAAATGCGGCTCGGACACACGTGGTAGTCCCCTACTTCAGGGAGGTGGAGGGCATAAAGGTGGCAACGACCAGCGAGGGGGCTGCCGGGACGCCGGCGCGCCTATCGCTCGACTTAATAGATGAATGCATAAGGAGAAGCTGGATACCTACGTTCTTCAGAGCATATGCGGCGGCCAAGGAGGAGGCTAAGAGGCGGATAAGCGACGTCAGGCGTAGGCTTGCGTTCTACCGAGAGCTGGCCGACGACGGCGAGTTCATGGATTACGTCAAGAGGGGGGATCTGGATTCCGCCTTGAGGAGGGCGCATGAGATATTAAGAAGATACGTATGA
- a CDS encoding V-type ATPase 116kDa subunit family protein, producing the protein MPLERVVEFRIAAPVDALPDLIFYLGKTGIAMFEERPQRLARPRDPEIQQGVRKLDEILSIFSQYYQPNIVTLPREPLARLLDRALNEIAPLFEETKKYAQELQALRQKLQLSAALNQLRNYRFPKTDALDNFIVIPGKYTQELINLSRDLGAAFISVGDVAILSIAKEKSKLLVSTLSKLGLEPLRPEDLANLDDPDYLRNKIDSLYNQIRDKIYNYRKFIDFIYTLRYTLSIIIDTFNKSAISEGEETGHLFTSLSAEIGRLKSEFHTLSTIKEVLAELKASGTDRIKLPDGLALYAEVEDGSAAAKIAVGNREAYLARDGLRGIKIPRQYLDDIASSLKVVEETLNSIERSLRNREGELKSLEEIYREYSVYGDGDWQAHKDIGTVIFYVKEGDVGAVDAALTELVKALSVKLDIVRNIRYKYFQNVPARRRPTLERFPTPVRQIVNKIAYMYGVPSASEISPSALVAVLFPIFFGWMFGDLGHGLLLFLFGLWLYKSLFGGKYKDWGVIWMVTGVFSMFFGGVVYGEFFGFPLSYFGVGWDGLIHMFQPIVSPQMGTAVETEGIFADLLAALLFGYIIMAGSFSLKIANFVLEGEKDMALGIGIPILLIYVSAGMIVLALLKPILPMPPLMADALNLPWTYTLIAAIVLLVAGAAALTAKYRGHEEKPPIGLEMAVGLVEGIFGGLANVPSFARLMILILMHGIFTKLSMGWALAVAESGNIAGAVAIAVLFNILIAVGEGFMSLVQSLRLTFYETLSKFYEGRGRLFTPLVLP; encoded by the coding sequence GTGCCTCTTGAGCGCGTGGTCGAGTTTAGGATAGCGGCGCCGGTCGATGCGTTGCCTGACCTAATATTCTACCTAGGCAAAACGGGCATTGCGATGTTCGAGGAGAGGCCTCAGAGGCTAGCCAGGCCAAGAGATCCCGAAATACAGCAAGGTGTCAGAAAGCTCGATGAGATTCTCTCTATATTTTCTCAATATTATCAACCAAATATAGTCACTTTACCAAGAGAGCCTCTTGCCCGTCTATTAGATAGGGCGTTAAATGAGATCGCCCCCTTATTTGAGGAGACCAAAAAGTACGCGCAGGAACTGCAGGCATTGAGGCAAAAGCTCCAGCTGTCAGCCGCCTTAAACCAGCTGAGGAACTATCGGTTTCCCAAGACAGATGCCCTCGATAATTTTATAGTAATACCCGGGAAATATACCCAAGAACTAATCAACCTGTCCAGAGATCTAGGCGCGGCATTTATCTCGGTAGGAGATGTAGCTATTCTATCGATAGCCAAGGAAAAGAGCAAACTCCTCGTATCTACCCTCTCGAAGCTGGGCCTCGAGCCGTTGCGGCCGGAGGATCTGGCAAACCTCGACGATCCCGACTACTTGAGAAATAAAATAGATAGCTTATATAATCAGATAAGAGATAAAATATATAATTATAGGAAATTTATAGATTTCATTTATACATTAAGATATACATTATCGATTATTATTGATACATTTAATAAGTCGGCCATATCCGAAGGCGAAGAGACAGGGCACTTGTTCACGTCGCTATCGGCAGAGATCGGGCGGCTAAAGTCCGAGTTCCATACGCTGTCGACTATAAAGGAGGTTCTGGCAGAGCTCAAGGCCTCCGGCACCGACAGAATAAAGTTGCCCGATGGGCTGGCCCTTTACGCCGAGGTTGAGGATGGCAGTGCCGCCGCCAAGATAGCGGTAGGCAATAGAGAGGCGTATCTGGCGAGAGATGGGCTGAGGGGGATAAAGATTCCCAGACAATATCTAGACGATATAGCTTCCTCTTTAAAGGTTGTAGAGGAAACCCTAAACTCGATAGAGAGATCTTTGAGGAATAGGGAGGGCGAATTGAAGAGCCTAGAGGAGATCTACAGGGAATACTCGGTATATGGCGACGGGGATTGGCAAGCCCACAAAGATATCGGCACAGTGATCTTCTACGTCAAGGAGGGGGACGTGGGCGCCGTAGACGCCGCCCTCACCGAGCTCGTTAAGGCGTTGTCGGTCAAACTCGATATAGTGAGAAACATACGGTATAAATACTTCCAGAACGTGCCGGCGAGGAGGAGGCCTACTCTGGAGAGATTTCCAACGCCTGTTAGGCAGATAGTCAACAAGATAGCCTACATGTACGGGGTGCCGAGCGCCTCCGAGATAAGCCCGTCGGCGCTGGTCGCCGTGTTGTTCCCCATATTCTTCGGCTGGATGTTCGGCGATCTGGGCCACGGCCTATTGCTATTCCTTTTCGGTCTGTGGCTCTACAAGAGCCTTTTCGGCGGGAAGTACAAGGATTGGGGCGTTATCTGGATGGTGACCGGCGTGTTCTCCATGTTCTTCGGCGGAGTGGTCTACGGGGAATTCTTCGGCTTCCCTCTGTCGTATTTCGGGGTAGGCTGGGATGGGCTGATCCATATGTTCCAGCCTATTGTAAGTCCGCAGATGGGAACCGCCGTGGAGACGGAGGGCATATTCGCCGATCTTCTAGCCGCCTTGCTCTTCGGCTATATAATAATGGCGGGGTCCTTCTCGCTCAAGATAGCCAACTTCGTCTTGGAGGGCGAGAAGGACATGGCCCTAGGCATAGGCATCCCCATATTGTTGATCTATGTATCCGCAGGCATGATAGTGCTGGCCCTCCTCAAGCCGATTTTGCCTATGCCCCCGCTGATGGCCGACGCCCTAAACCTCCCCTGGACTTATACCTTAATTGCCGCCATAGTGTTGCTCGTCGCAGGCGCCGCGGCTCTCACAGCCAAGTACAGAGGACATGAAGAGAAGCCGCCGATAGGGCTAGAGATGGCTGTCGGGCTTGTCGAGGGGATATTTGGCGGCCTCGCCAACGTGCCGAGCTTCGCCCGTCTGATGATCCTGATACTGATGCACGGCATATTCACGAAGCTGTCTATGGGGTGGGCCCTAGCCGTAGCGGAGTCGGGCAATATAGCTGGCGCCGTCGCTATAGCGGTTCTGTTCAACATACTCATAGCGGTAGGCGAGGGCTTCATGTCGCTGGTCCAATCGCTCCGTCTGACCTTCTACGAGACTTTAAGCAAATTCTACGAAGGGAGGGGGCGCCTCTTCACGCCGTTGGTCTTGCCTTGA
- the cobA gene encoding uroporphyrinogen-III C-methyltransferase, which produces MGKVFIVGAGPGDPELITVKGLRLIERADAILYDRLVPKALLSRAKPQAVLIYVGKKPGGEGPSQSEINEMLYDLALRHDVVVRLHGGDPLVFGRGFEECEYLASRGISCEFVPGVTSGLAAPAKYYIPPVARGTASSVALVTGREDPSKGKRQVDFKKLATAVDTIVIYMGASSAREIAMELMEGGLPPDTPVAVVESAFFDEERFYTTTLGGLGAVRNPAVIVVGKTVERGLRLREALCRL; this is translated from the coding sequence GTGGGCAAGGTCTTCATCGTAGGCGCAGGTCCGGGCGATCCGGAGCTGATCACAGTGAAGGGCTTGAGGCTGATAGAGAGGGCAGACGCTATATTGTACGACCGCTTGGTGCCCAAAGCGCTTCTGTCCCGCGCGAAGCCCCAGGCGGTGTTGATCTACGTGGGGAAGAAGCCCGGAGGAGAGGGCCCTTCGCAGTCAGAGATAAACGAGATGTTGTACGATCTGGCGCTCCGCCACGACGTGGTGGTCAGACTACACGGCGGCGACCCCCTGGTGTTCGGCAGAGGCTTCGAGGAGTGCGAGTACCTAGCGTCTCGGGGGATAAGTTGCGAGTTCGTGCCCGGCGTAACCAGCGGCCTCGCGGCACCTGCGAAGTACTACATACCACCGGTGGCGAGGGGCACCGCTAGCTCCGTCGCTTTGGTAACCGGGAGGGAGGATCCCTCAAAGGGGAAGAGACAAGTCGATTTCAAGAAATTGGCTACGGCGGTAGACACGATAGTTATCTACATGGGAGCATCATCGGCGAGAGAGATAGCTATGGAATTGATGGAGGGCGGCCTGCCGCCGGATACCCCAGTCGCTGTGGTGGAGTCCGCGTTCTTCGACGAGGAGAGGTTCTACACGACCACGCTAGGCGGACTCGGCGCCGTCCGCAACCCGGCAGTGATAGTGGTCGGGAAGACCGTCGAGAGGGGGTTACGGCTGAGGGAGGCGTTATGTCGGTTGTAA
- a CDS encoding 5,10-methylenetetrahydrofolate reductase, with product MRIIAELPPSTSRRVVVSRAKALSDYVDMVDIPDSPGGRPSAHAIAVAYVVKEIGLTPIAHIRLRDLNELAYRSLLGAARLLGLEYVVPLSGDLPSVGRPVDHLTTEEAVPIAREYGFRVGVLLSMRRNYAERLKIGADFYLVLNLVDPKSLERLAAFDVYPYVLLRTERNAGLVERLKQPAVGLDSLRRYIEALDPYVKAVVISAPGDFEAELSALALLAKR from the coding sequence ATGAGGATAATAGCCGAGCTACCTCCCTCCACATCTAGACGCGTGGTGGTCAGCCGGGCTAAGGCCTTGTCGGACTACGTCGACATGGTGGACATACCGGATTCCCCCGGCGGGAGGCCGAGCGCCCACGCGATAGCCGTCGCGTACGTAGTCAAGGAGATTGGACTGACGCCGATAGCCCATATACGTCTGAGGGATCTGAACGAGCTCGCGTATCGGTCTCTCTTGGGGGCCGCCAGGTTGCTGGGACTGGAGTACGTGGTCCCGCTGTCGGGAGATCTGCCCTCGGTGGGACGGCCGGTCGACCACCTAACCACTGAGGAAGCCGTGCCCATAGCCAGGGAGTATGGGTTTAGGGTAGGCGTTCTGTTGAGCATGCGGAGGAATTACGCCGAGAGGTTGAAGATAGGGGCCGACTTCTACCTAGTCTTAAACCTCGTCGACCCAAAATCCCTAGAGAGATTAGCGGCCTTTGACGTGTACCCCTACGTCCTTCTGAGGACGGAGCGGAACGCGGGCTTAGTTGAGCGGCTCAAGCAACCAGCGGTGGGGCTCGATTCCTTAAGGAGATATATAGAGGCATTAGATCCGTACGTCAAGGCGGTGGTGATCTCGGCGCCAGGCGACTTCGAGGCGGAGCTATCCGCCCTTGCCCTTCTCGCTAAGAGATAG
- a CDS encoding GTP-binding protein encodes MYPPESEEGNREYKLLIKDSDIEHLAGQMKRRLVEGGGEAFYLIGVSDDGKPLGLDEGALKEALSVVEKAAERIGAVAYLVRLEEGIRGKVAEVLIRNRAGEDNPPPVVHVVALGNVDAGKSTLIGVLITGRLDDGRGSARVYAARFKHEVLTGRTSAVSTRLLGFRGYQVVNADLPDPLDEASVYLNSDKAVLFIDVGGHEGYLRTSLRGILGNAPDYGMLVVAANSGVQRMTKEHLAVAVAVGVPVFVVVTRVDITPKSVLERTVDDVVGLLKMPGVSKVPYMVKNDEDAVVAAKMMPTGRVAPIFLVSNVTGEGLDKLRLFLSLLPKRLHWSNSGVPVLYISEIYKVRGVGTVVGGLLEGGRLASGQKVLIGPLDDGGWKSVRIKSIQVNRVSVGSASPGQYITVAIEGFDDVRKGMALAAEPLKSSIRIRADVIVLRHPTVIRPGFTGVLHLRSIRSPATITWIDKGVLMMGDVGKIELELPRPWAVPNGERFIFRNGPTRVLGRVIHTY; translated from the coding sequence ATGTATCCTCCTGAGAGCGAGGAAGGCAATAGGGAATACAAGCTTCTCATCAAGGATAGCGACATAGAGCATTTAGCGGGGCAGATGAAACGCCGGCTGGTAGAGGGCGGCGGCGAGGCGTTTTACTTAATAGGCGTATCCGACGACGGCAAGCCCCTCGGCTTGGACGAGGGGGCCCTCAAGGAGGCCCTCTCAGTCGTGGAGAAGGCCGCGGAGAGAATAGGGGCTGTGGCGTATCTGGTGAGGCTTGAGGAGGGCATAAGGGGAAAGGTTGCCGAGGTCTTAATAAGAAATAGGGCGGGCGAGGACAACCCGCCTCCGGTCGTGCACGTCGTGGCGTTGGGAAACGTGGATGCTGGTAAGTCGACGTTGATAGGAGTCTTGATCACCGGGCGGCTAGACGACGGAAGGGGGAGCGCGAGGGTCTACGCCGCCCGTTTCAAGCACGAGGTCCTCACAGGGCGTACATCGGCGGTCTCCACAAGGCTTCTGGGATTCAGAGGCTACCAGGTAGTTAATGCGGATCTGCCTGACCCGCTTGACGAGGCCTCGGTCTATCTGAACTCGGATAAGGCGGTTCTGTTCATAGATGTGGGGGGCCACGAGGGCTATCTCAGAACGTCTCTGAGAGGCATTCTGGGAAACGCACCGGATTACGGGATGTTGGTAGTAGCGGCCAACTCCGGCGTCCAGAGGATGACCAAGGAGCATTTAGCCGTGGCAGTTGCAGTAGGCGTCCCCGTCTTTGTCGTGGTGACCAGAGTAGACATAACGCCCAAATCGGTCCTGGAGAGAACCGTCGACGACGTCGTGGGCCTCTTGAAGATGCCCGGAGTGAGCAAAGTCCCCTATATGGTAAAGAACGACGAAGATGCAGTGGTCGCGGCTAAAATGATGCCCACCGGACGCGTGGCGCCTATATTCCTCGTCTCCAACGTGACTGGCGAGGGGCTGGACAAGCTGAGGCTATTTCTGTCGCTATTGCCTAAGAGACTTCACTGGAGCAACTCCGGCGTTCCCGTCCTCTATATCTCCGAGATATACAAGGTCCGAGGCGTAGGCACCGTAGTTGGGGGGTTGCTCGAAGGCGGCCGGCTGGCCTCCGGCCAGAAAGTACTCATAGGCCCTCTAGATGACGGCGGCTGGAAATCGGTCAGGATAAAATCAATACAAGTGAATAGGGTCTCGGTAGGCTCAGCGAGCCCTGGGCAGTATATCACAGTAGCCATAGAGGGCTTCGACGACGTGCGTAAGGGTATGGCCCTTGCGGCCGAGCCGTTGAAGTCCTCTATCAGAATACGGGCGGATGTGATAGTCCTAAGACATCCGACTGTGATAAGGCCGGGCTTCACCGGCGTACTGCATCTGAGGTCTATAAGATCGCCGGCTACAATAACGTGGATAGACAAGGGCGTGTTGATGATGGGCGACGTCGGCAAGATAGAGCTGGAGCTTCCGCGGCCTTGGGCCGTGCCCAACGGCGAGAGGTTTATCTTCAGAAACGGCCCGACGAGGGTGTTAGGCCGAGTGATCCACACTTATTAA
- a CDS encoding 30S ribosomal protein S3 yields the protein MSQQGKRLAVYKKILQDNVKRWMIKEFLEYKLARLGYVDSEILKTPLGTRIVIYAERPSRIIGKKGAVVKELSQILGSKLGVENPQIDVIDISKVDVPEMFPKVVAYRIANAMAKGIRFRRVAFIAIRQVTEAGARGFELVISGKLSTERAKFEKYKIGKVYKTGADSTKTMRSAVVHVLLKPGIYGIKATIAPANARFADDFKLKLPVRQEAQAQ from the coding sequence GTGTCTCAGCAAGGCAAACGACTTGCGGTCTACAAGAAGATTCTCCAGGACAACGTGAAGAGATGGATGATAAAGGAGTTTCTCGAATATAAGCTTGCCAGGCTCGGCTACGTCGATTCCGAGATCTTGAAGACGCCTCTAGGGACCAGGATCGTCATATATGCCGAGAGGCCCAGCAGGATAATAGGGAAGAAGGGCGCTGTGGTTAAGGAGCTGAGCCAGATCCTTGGATCTAAGCTGGGCGTGGAGAACCCCCAGATAGACGTCATAGACATCTCCAAGGTGGATGTGCCCGAGATGTTCCCCAAGGTCGTGGCCTATAGGATAGCCAACGCGATGGCCAAAGGCATTAGGTTCCGTAGAGTGGCCTTTATAGCGATCAGACAGGTCACGGAGGCTGGCGCTAGGGGGTTTGAGTTGGTTATAAGCGGTAAGCTGTCCACCGAGAGGGCCAAGTTCGAGAAATACAAGATCGGCAAGGTCTACAAGACAGGCGCCGACTCGACGAAGACTATGAGAAGCGCCGTTGTGCACGTGTTGCTCAAGCCGGGTATATATGGGATAAAGGCTACCATAGCGCCGGCCAACGCCAGATTCGCGGACGACTTCAAGCTGAAGCTCCCGGTCAGACAAGAGGCTCAAGCCCAATAA
- a CDS encoding uroporphyrinogen-III synthase encodes MSVVIVRLKEGPCPKGAECISIGSISPRAGVSIPDGDYLVVMSPAVARAVDIKAVRERFKCVICVGPTTASAVGGCLVPREYSSYGVARLIKEMAPGRVVVLRSSAGNDILRRLLPDAVEVPVYDISIDKDKLREAAEMVARSSVVVLTSATVADKIAPLVDLRGKKVVAIGPVTSARLASLGIPHVVAAESTIEGAFKTALSLLGQS; translated from the coding sequence ATGTCGGTTGTAATAGTCAGGCTCAAGGAGGGCCCTTGCCCCAAGGGCGCCGAGTGTATATCTATAGGGTCCATATCGCCGCGCGCGGGCGTGTCGATACCGGATGGAGACTATCTGGTCGTGATGAGTCCCGCAGTGGCGCGAGCAGTCGACATAAAGGCCGTCAGGGAGAGGTTCAAGTGCGTCATATGCGTCGGGCCTACGACCGCGTCGGCAGTTGGAGGCTGTCTCGTGCCGCGGGAGTACAGTAGCTACGGCGTCGCGCGCCTGATTAAGGAAATGGCGCCGGGAAGGGTCGTGGTCTTGAGATCCAGTGCGGGCAACGACATATTGAGGAGGCTTCTGCCGGACGCGGTCGAGGTGCCGGTGTACGACATATCCATAGACAAGGATAAACTGAGGGAGGCCGCGGAGATGGTCGCAAGATCTAGCGTCGTAGTGTTGACCAGCGCTACTGTCGCCGACAAGATCGCACCGCTCGTCGATCTTAGGGGCAAGAAAGTAGTGGCTATAGGGCCTGTGACGTCGGCGCGTCTGGCGTCCCTGGGCATACCCCACGTAGTTGCGGCCGAGTCAACGATAGAGGGCGCGTTTAAGACTGCCCTATCGCTTCTAGGGCAGAGCTAA
- the rpmC gene encoding 50S ribosomal protein L29, with protein sequence MSSPPKKLNAKTLRQMSREDRLKLLDQLRAEYVKLQTQRARGIVENSGRIRFIRRAIARILTIEREEAK encoded by the coding sequence ATGTCCTCACCCCCTAAGAAGTTGAACGCCAAGACCTTGAGGCAGATGAGTAGGGAGGATAGACTGAAGTTGCTTGACCAGCTTAGAGCAGAGTACGTCAAACTGCAGACGCAACGCGCCAGAGGCATAGTGGAGAACTCGGGGAGGATCAGATTCATTAGGAGAGCCATCGCGCGCATTCTGACCATAGAGCGCGAGGAGGCTAAGTGA
- a CDS encoding sodium-translocating pyrophosphatase produces the protein MPVIPVIGLLIGAFGLLYALYLARWVLRQDPGTDKMRFISNAIATGARAYLFRQYKTLSILLVILAIAIFFAVDMTRRLPGLTALGFVVGALGSMLAGYLGMYVTTRSASRVAQAAASGGMGKALQVSWRAGAVMGLSLASVALLLISGFYLVFSWIAPEEWATPLVALGFGASLVTLFMRVGGGIYTKAADLGADLVGKIEAGIPEDDPRNPGVIADNVGDNVGDVAGMAADVYESYIVTVTAAIFLAYILGLSTAFIEGIILIASLALLATFVGVNLLRTKNVKNPMSSISFAIYSTIAISVALFFAGSFALGLSTTESLAMAATASLGAVVAPLVVKITDYYTSYNYSPVRQIAEQAKISPATVIITGYGVGLISAVPVLFVIIAVLGVSYAIGFFAFQVASFGSYGQYLAGIFGTALASVGLLAIAGIIITADSYGPVSDNANGVVEMAGLPEQVREVTDVLDSIGNTTKATTKGYAIASAALAALVLFIALMFEIMKSMARVLQQPLTSLLADSISKISIINPNVLIGAFIGVMIVYFFTSRTLGAVGRTAMEIVEEIRRQFRERPGILEWKEQPDYARVVDIATRRALGEFLLPGLVVIVVPLVTGFVMGWQALAGLIMGALVSGVPRALLMANAGGAWDNAKKYVELQGLKKTEQHKAAVVGDTVGDPFKDTSGPSLNPLIKVLNTLSVVFAFAIVLANVHMHIVLTGLFPF, from the coding sequence ATGCCAGTTATACCAGTTATAGGATTACTGATCGGCGCATTCGGCCTTCTATATGCGCTGTATTTGGCCAGGTGGGTTCTGCGTCAAGACCCAGGGACCGACAAAATGAGGTTTATATCTAACGCCATAGCGACAGGCGCCCGCGCGTATTTGTTCAGGCAGTACAAGACTCTATCAATTCTCCTGGTGATTCTCGCCATCGCCATCTTTTTCGCCGTAGATATGACCAGAAGGTTGCCAGGCCTCACAGCATTGGGCTTCGTGGTCGGCGCGCTTGGGTCCATGTTGGCCGGATATCTAGGCATGTACGTGACGACTAGATCGGCCTCGCGCGTGGCTCAAGCCGCGGCTAGCGGCGGCATGGGCAAGGCGCTACAAGTATCCTGGCGCGCTGGCGCGGTCATGGGGCTTTCGCTGGCGAGCGTCGCGCTTCTGCTGATATCCGGCTTCTATCTGGTATTTAGTTGGATCGCGCCTGAGGAGTGGGCCACCCCCCTGGTTGCGCTCGGCTTCGGAGCCAGCTTGGTGACTCTCTTCATGAGGGTTGGCGGCGGTATATATACGAAGGCCGCCGATCTCGGGGCCGACCTAGTCGGCAAGATAGAGGCGGGGATCCCCGAGGACGACCCGAGGAACCCAGGCGTCATCGCGGACAACGTGGGCGACAACGTGGGGGACGTGGCTGGCATGGCCGCCGACGTGTACGAATCGTATATAGTAACGGTCACGGCAGCTATATTTCTGGCCTACATACTGGGCCTCTCGACTGCCTTCATAGAGGGCATAATACTCATAGCGTCGTTGGCGTTGCTGGCGACGTTCGTGGGCGTAAATCTGCTGAGAACTAAGAACGTCAAGAATCCCATGAGCTCAATAAGCTTCGCCATATATTCCACCATAGCGATCTCCGTGGCCTTGTTCTTCGCGGGCTCCTTCGCCTTGGGGCTCAGCACTACAGAGTCTCTCGCCATGGCAGCTACGGCGTCTCTGGGCGCTGTAGTGGCGCCGCTAGTCGTCAAGATAACCGATTATTACACCTCCTACAACTACAGCCCTGTTAGGCAGATAGCCGAGCAGGCCAAGATAAGTCCCGCCACCGTGATAATTACCGGCTATGGCGTGGGGCTCATAAGCGCCGTGCCTGTTCTGTTCGTCATAATAGCGGTGCTGGGGGTATCGTACGCTATAGGGTTCTTCGCGTTCCAAGTCGCCAGCTTCGGCAGTTACGGCCAATATCTCGCGGGCATATTCGGCACAGCGTTGGCCTCGGTCGGCTTGTTGGCCATAGCCGGTATAATAATAACGGCCGACTCCTACGGCCCTGTCAGCGATAACGCCAACGGCGTAGTGGAGATGGCGGGTCTGCCCGAGCAAGTCAGGGAGGTCACGGACGTGCTGGACTCGATAGGCAACACCACCAAGGCGACGACCAAGGGCTACGCCATAGCGAGCGCCGCGTTGGCGGCGCTTGTGCTCTTCATAGCTCTGATGTTCGAGATAATGAAGTCGATGGCGCGGGTACTGCAACAGCCTCTTACCTCTCTGCTGGCCGACTCGATCTCCAAGATATCGATAATCAACCCTAACGTCCTGATAGGCGCCTTCATAGGCGTGATGATAGTGTACTTCTTCACGAGCAGAACGCTCGGCGCAGTCGGGCGGACCGCCATGGAGATTGTCGAGGAGATAAGAAGGCAGTTCAGAGAGAGGCCGGGCATATTGGAGTGGAAGGAACAGCCCGACTACGCGAGAGTCGTAGATATAGCCACGAGGAGGGCTTTAGGCGAGTTCTTGCTACCCGGCCTGGTGGTGATAGTCGTGCCGTTGGTGACGGGCTTCGTCATGGGCTGGCAGGCTCTGGCAGGCTTGATCATGGGCGCCTTGGTTTCCGGCGTCCCCCGCGCCTTGTTGATGGCCAACGCCGGCGGGGCTTGGGACAACGCGAAGAAGTACGTGGAGTTGCAGGGCCTAAAGAAGACGGAGCAACACAAGGCCGCGGTTGTGGGCGACACTGTAGGCGATCCGTTCAAGGACACGTCGGGCCCATCGCTGAACCCCCTGATCAAGGTGCTCAACACTCTATCCGTGGTGTTCGCGTTCGCTATAGTGTTGGCCAATGTACATATGCATATAGTATTGACAGGCCTATTCCCGTTCTAA
- the hemB gene encoding porphobilinogen synthase gives MQVQLSFPTSRPRRLRANKLVRDAVAETSLSPDDFIMPIFVKDGAGKEPIDSMPGYFRWPVDGSLVEHVEEALSLGVNKFILFGVLPDDVKDPEGKASYDPQGVVPRAIRLLKETFGDRVLLFADVCLCEYTDHGHCGVVVRDGRGWRIDNDRTISIYAKEAVVYADAGADFVAPSGMMDGQVRAIRQALDAAGYQDVGIMAYSAKYASAFYGPFRVAASSAPKFGDRRTYQMDPRNSREAVKEVMLDIEEGADIVMVKPALAYLDVVRLVKDWFPWVPLAAYSVSGEYSMIKAAAKMGYLDERLVALEALFAIKRAGADLILTYYALDAARWLREGTPF, from the coding sequence ATGCAGGTGCAGCTGTCTTTCCCCACCTCGAGACCTAGAAGGCTGAGGGCTAACAAGCTCGTGAGGGATGCAGTGGCCGAGACGTCGCTATCGCCCGACGACTTTATAATGCCTATATTCGTCAAAGACGGCGCGGGCAAAGAGCCCATAGACTCCATGCCGGGCTACTTCAGATGGCCCGTCGACGGCTCGTTGGTCGAACACGTGGAGGAGGCGCTCAGCCTGGGCGTGAACAAGTTCATACTCTTCGGCGTCCTGCCTGACGACGTTAAGGATCCCGAAGGCAAGGCGTCCTACGATCCCCAAGGCGTGGTTCCCCGGGCGATTAGGCTACTTAAGGAAACCTTCGGCGACAGAGTTCTCCTATTCGCCGATGTGTGCCTCTGCGAATACACCGACCACGGCCACTGCGGCGTCGTGGTCCGGGACGGGAGAGGATGGCGTATAGATAATGATAGGACGATCTCTATATACGCCAAGGAGGCGGTCGTGTACGCAGACGCCGGCGCCGACTTTGTTGCCCCCAGCGGTATGATGGACGGCCAAGTGAGGGCAATAAGGCAGGCCCTAGACGCCGCCGGGTATCAAGACGTAGGCATAATGGCTTATTCGGCCAAATACGCGTCGGCGTTCTACGGCCCCTTCCGTGTCGCGGCGTCTTCGGCGCCTAAGTTCGGCGATAGGAGGACGTACCAGATGGATCCGCGCAATTCGAGAGAGGCCGTGAAAGAGGTCATGTTAGATATCGAGGAAGGCGCTGACATAGTCATGGTCAAGCCGGCTCTGGCCTACCTAGACGTGGTGAGGCTGGTCAAGGACTGGTTCCCTTGGGTGCCCCTGGCGGCCTACAGCGTATCCGGCGAATACTCCATGATAAAGGCCGCGGCCAAGATGGGGTACCTCGACGAACGGCTGGTAGCTCTGGAGGCTCTATTTGCTATAAAGAGGGCCGGCGCCGATCTGATACTGACATATTACGCACTAGACGCCGCTAGGTGGCTGAGAGAGGGCACGCCGTTTTAA